In Streptomyces violaceusniger Tu 4113, one DNA window encodes the following:
- a CDS encoding helix-turn-helix domain-containing protein produces the protein MTKDSEPETSESLKTFGAVLKALRDEAGLTQEQFAPRVRYSATYVAKMEQGRRFPPKELIPRAEEVLGAPAVRVLGAAYRTLTRKVGLASWFLRWAGIEEEAVSLLTYECAVIPGLLQPEPYIRAIFERRIPHISPKQLEQQVVARLARQRLLKERPNASFCFIVEQSLLERDLGGPEVTRILLDNLLEQQCLWNVEIQVMSMRQKDHFGADGPMYLAETEDNRWIGYVEAHDTSVLVTDPKAVSAMVQRYGKLRSQALSPQDSTSLLERMRGAL, from the coding sequence ATGACAAAAGACAGCGAACCGGAAACGTCGGAGAGCCTCAAGACCTTTGGCGCGGTTCTGAAGGCGCTACGGGACGAGGCGGGGCTGACCCAGGAGCAGTTCGCCCCACGAGTGCGGTACTCGGCGACGTACGTGGCCAAGATGGAACAGGGCAGGCGCTTCCCGCCCAAGGAACTCATCCCGCGCGCGGAGGAGGTCCTGGGCGCCCCGGCCGTGCGCGTTCTGGGCGCGGCGTACCGCACGCTGACACGAAAGGTGGGCCTCGCGTCGTGGTTCTTACGATGGGCGGGGATCGAGGAGGAGGCGGTGTCCCTCCTCACGTACGAGTGCGCGGTCATCCCGGGCCTGCTCCAACCTGAGCCCTACATCCGCGCGATCTTCGAGCGCCGTATCCCGCACATCTCGCCCAAGCAGTTGGAACAGCAGGTTGTCGCACGCCTGGCGAGGCAACGGCTGCTCAAGGAGCGGCCGAACGCCTCGTTCTGCTTCATCGTCGAACAGTCCCTGCTGGAGCGGGACTTGGGCGGCCCCGAGGTAACCAGGATACTTCTCGACAACCTTCTTGAGCAGCAGTGTCTCTGGAACGTGGAGATCCAGGTCATGTCCATGCGACAGAAGGATCACTTCGGCGCCGACGGGCCGATGTACCTCGCAGAGACCGAGGACAACAGGTGGATCGGCTACGTCGAAGCACATGACACGAGCGTCCTGGTCACCGACCCAAAAGCCGTCAGTGCGATGGTTCAGCGCTATGGCAAACTGCGCTCACAGGCTCTGAGCCCTCAGGACAGCACGAGCCTGCTGGAGCGGATGCGAGGAGCGCTATGA
- a CDS encoding DUF397 domain-containing protein: protein MSSTTDLKWFKSSYSGSGGGNCVEVAIRTKAVHIRDSKDTERAPLSVSPEAWAAFIAHI from the coding sequence ATGAGCAGCACCACTGACCTGAAGTGGTTCAAGAGCAGCTACAGCGGAAGCGGCGGCGGCAACTGCGTCGAGGTGGCGATACGCACCAAGGCCGTGCACATCCGGGACTCCAAGGACACCGAGCGGGCCCCGCTCAGCGTCTCCCCCGAAGCCTGGGCCGCCTTCATCGCGCACATCTGA
- a CDS encoding FadR/GntR family transcriptional regulator — MTNDIQERIKRLIIDQRLRSGAPLPTETELMELLGVSRNSVREALKALQAMGLVEIRHGFGTYVGPMSMAPMIEGLIFRTVAGHYRGEDSLLELLELREAVEAGLIARLAGRIPEADLAELDAVVRRMEAEAAEGSVRAETDRAFHAALYGSLDNTLLSEVLEAFWDAFHRVRTDLVDVPTDPRVTCKQHREILESVRSGDALRAEEAIRDHFGNIRIRLRSAHRD, encoded by the coding sequence ATGACGAACGACATCCAGGAACGCATCAAGCGGCTGATCATCGACCAGCGGCTGCGCTCGGGCGCTCCACTGCCCACCGAGACCGAGCTGATGGAGCTGCTCGGCGTCAGCCGCAACTCCGTGCGCGAGGCGCTCAAGGCGCTGCAGGCGATGGGGCTCGTGGAGATCCGGCACGGCTTCGGGACGTACGTCGGGCCCATGTCGATGGCGCCGATGATCGAAGGGTTGATCTTCCGTACCGTCGCCGGGCACTACCGGGGCGAGGACAGCCTGCTGGAGCTGCTGGAGCTGCGCGAGGCCGTCGAGGCCGGGCTGATAGCTCGGCTGGCCGGGCGGATCCCGGAGGCGGATCTCGCCGAGCTGGACGCGGTCGTACGGCGGATGGAGGCGGAGGCGGCGGAGGGCTCGGTGCGGGCCGAGACGGACCGGGCGTTTCACGCCGCGCTCTACGGGAGCCTGGACAACACGCTGCTGAGCGAGGTGCTGGAGGCGTTCTGGGACGCCTTCCACCGGGTGCGCACCGATCTCGTGGACGTGCCCACCGATCCGAGGGTCACCTGCAAGCAGCACCGGGAGATCCTGGAGTCGGTGCGCTCGGGGGACGCCCTGCGAGCCGAAGAGGCGATCCGCGACCACTTCGGGAACATCCGCATCCGACTGCGCTCGGCGCACCGCGACTAG